The Hymenobacter baengnokdamensis genome includes a region encoding these proteins:
- a CDS encoding aminopeptidase P N-terminal domain-containing protein — translation MRYGPIAPELFIENRRRFRELLPAQSLAIFNSNDILPTNADGTLALKQNTDLFYLSGVDQEESILVICPDAALPKHREILFLKETSEHILVWEGYKLTKEEARQVSGVPTIMWLDAFPAVLAALMNEAEYVYLNSNEHIRAVVEVETRDARFIKDLQRRYPLHQYRRASRLLHQLRAIKSPEEIRLMRRACEITGNAFRRLLGFVKPGVWEYEIEAEILHEFVRSGSRGPAYGSIIGSGESATILHYVSNDRQCQDGDVLLLDFGAEYANYAADLSRSIPVNGTFTPRQRQVYEAVLRVFRFASARLVVGNSIEEYHKQVGEAMEQELIRLDLLNASDVKNQDPDAPLYKKYFPHGTSHYLGLDVHDVGYKYRKFEAGMVYTCEPGIYIREEKLGIRLENDILLTTQGNEDLMAAIPLEIADIERLMKR, via the coding sequence ATGCGCTACGGTCCCATCGCCCCCGAGCTGTTTATCGAAAATCGCCGCCGCTTCCGCGAGCTGCTGCCCGCTCAGTCGCTGGCAATATTCAACTCTAACGATATATTGCCGACTAATGCCGATGGCACGCTGGCGCTCAAGCAGAACACCGACCTGTTTTATTTGTCGGGCGTCGACCAGGAGGAAAGCATCCTGGTTATTTGCCCCGACGCGGCGCTGCCCAAGCACCGCGAGATTCTATTTCTAAAGGAAACTTCCGAGCATATTCTGGTGTGGGAAGGCTACAAGCTGACCAAGGAAGAAGCGCGGCAGGTGTCGGGCGTGCCCACCATTATGTGGCTCGATGCGTTTCCGGCCGTGCTGGCCGCCCTCATGAACGAGGCCGAGTACGTGTACCTCAACTCCAACGAGCACATTCGGGCCGTAGTGGAGGTCGAAACCCGTGATGCGCGCTTTATTAAGGACCTGCAGCGCCGCTACCCGCTGCATCAGTACCGCCGCGCCTCCCGGCTGCTACACCAGCTGCGGGCTATCAAAAGCCCCGAGGAAATCCGCCTGATGCGCCGTGCCTGCGAGATTACCGGCAATGCGTTTCGGCGCCTGCTGGGCTTTGTAAAGCCCGGCGTGTGGGAATACGAGATTGAGGCCGAGATTCTGCACGAGTTTGTGCGCTCCGGCTCGCGCGGGCCGGCCTACGGCAGCATTATTGGCAGCGGCGAAAGCGCGACTATTCTGCACTACGTGAGCAACGACCGCCAGTGCCAGGACGGCGACGTGCTACTGCTCGACTTCGGGGCCGAGTACGCCAACTACGCCGCCGACCTCTCGCGCAGCATTCCGGTCAATGGCACCTTCACGCCGCGCCAGCGCCAGGTATACGAAGCCGTGCTGCGGGTTTTCCGGTTTGCCAGCGCCCGCCTCGTGGTTGGCAACAGCATCGAGGAGTACCACAAGCAGGTGGGGGAGGCCATGGAGCAGGAGCTTATCCGGCTCGACCTGCTCAATGCCAGCGACGTTAAAAACCAGGACCCCGACGCGCCGCTCTACAAGAAATATTTTCCGCACGGCACCAGCCACTATCTGGGCCTCGACGTGCACGATGTTGGCTACAAGTACCGCAAGTTTGAAGCGGGTATGGTATACACCTGCGAGCCAGGTATCTATATCCGCGAAGAAAAGCTGGGTATTCGTCTGGAAAATGACATTCTCCTCACCACTCAGGGCAATGAGGACCTGATGGCTGCCATTCCGCTCGAAATCGCCGATATCGAGCGCCTGATGAAGCGGTAA
- a CDS encoding phosphatase PAP2 family protein encodes MLHLLRQTRTFLIPYALVLLGVGAILLTTPKHTAFFLVNGHFTPFFDQFFRPFTNVGDGLFYVLITLALLFVRFRWALLSFACFAVTSLAAQLGKQLIFTGHPRPFRYFQENPGFPPLHVVEGVVMGTLKSFPSGHSTSAFSVFLVLTYLVRQKSWGLAFVLLAAFTAYSRVYLAQHFVEDVYAGSVLGTVLTLAVLAWLEPWLDRHPRPWYTWRLRRPGVKQVMSNR; translated from the coding sequence ATGCTGCACCTGCTTCGGCAAACCCGCACGTTCCTAATTCCCTACGCCCTGGTGCTGCTGGGCGTGGGAGCTATCCTGCTGACCACTCCTAAGCACACGGCCTTTTTCCTCGTAAACGGCCATTTTACGCCATTTTTCGACCAGTTTTTCCGGCCCTTTACCAACGTGGGCGATGGCCTTTTTTACGTACTTATTACGCTGGCACTGCTGTTTGTTCGCTTTCGCTGGGCGCTGCTCAGCTTTGCTTGCTTTGCAGTGACTTCGCTGGCGGCCCAGCTTGGCAAGCAGCTCATCTTCACGGGCCATCCGCGGCCCTTCCGGTATTTCCAGGAAAACCCCGGCTTCCCGCCCCTGCACGTAGTGGAAGGCGTGGTAATGGGCACGCTCAAAAGCTTTCCCTCGGGGCATTCCACGTCGGCTTTTTCGGTTTTTTTAGTGCTTACTTACTTGGTGCGGCAAAAAAGCTGGGGCCTGGCCTTCGTGCTGCTGGCCGCATTCACCGCCTACTCGCGGGTGTACCTGGCCCAGCACTTTGTGGAAGACGTATACGCCGGCTCGGTACTGGGCACCGTTCTTACCCTAGCGGTACTGGCCTGGCTCGAGCCCTGGCTCGACCGGCACCCCCGGCCCTGGTACACCTGGCGGCTACGACGGCCAGGGGTAAAACAGGTAATGAGTAATAGGTAA
- a CDS encoding fatty acid desaturase family protein, with protein sequence MSNALFKGPFGLMLHCTSHRVLFKKKYSFLNRYIPWVIGPLFGQTPETYFTHHMGMHHPENNLPDDESSTMFYQRDSLRGFLHYLGDFLLLGIPRLIGYFNRRNKPTLRLRLLRGELLYIGCTLGLAFVNLPAALAVFVVPLVLSRVIMMLGNWAQHAFIDADSPENCYRNSVTCINTPYNHKCWNDGYHISHHLKPAMHWTEHPLHFQQNLALYASNEAIVFDGIHFLHIFFYLMGKRYDLLAHHFVLLDGTARTENEVIALLRSRTQRIGRGVLVPQLT encoded by the coding sequence TTGAGCAATGCCCTATTCAAGGGGCCATTCGGGTTAATGCTGCACTGTACCAGCCACCGCGTGCTATTCAAGAAAAAATACAGCTTCCTTAACAGGTACATCCCGTGGGTTATCGGGCCGCTGTTTGGGCAAACGCCCGAAACGTACTTCACGCACCACATGGGTATGCACCACCCCGAAAATAACCTGCCGGATGATGAAAGCTCAACCATGTTTTACCAGCGCGACTCGCTGCGCGGGTTTCTGCACTACCTCGGCGATTTTCTGCTGCTCGGTATTCCCCGCCTGATAGGGTATTTTAATCGGCGCAATAAGCCAACGCTGCGGCTGCGGCTGCTGCGCGGTGAGCTACTCTATATAGGTTGTACGCTGGGCCTGGCTTTCGTCAATCTGCCGGCTGCGCTGGCGGTATTTGTGGTGCCGCTGGTGCTTTCGCGGGTTATTATGATGCTGGGCAATTGGGCGCAGCACGCCTTTATCGATGCCGATAGCCCCGAGAACTGCTACCGCAACAGCGTTACGTGCATTAATACGCCCTACAACCACAAGTGCTGGAACGATGGCTACCACATCAGCCACCACCTGAAACCGGCTATGCACTGGACCGAGCACCCCCTGCACTTTCAGCAAAACCTGGCGCTGTATGCCAGCAACGAAGCCATTGTCTTCGACGGTATCCACTTCCTCCACATTTTCTTCTACCTCATGGGCAAGCGCTACGATTTGCTGGCCCACCACTTTGTGCTCCTCGATGGCACTGCCCGCACCGAAAACGAAGTAATAGCCCTGCTACGAAGCCGCACGCAGCGCATCGGCCGCGGGGTGCTCGTGCCGCAGCTGACATAA
- the dnaE gene encoding DNA polymerase III subunit alpha, with product MPTFSHLHSHTQYSLLDGQASIGALMKKAQADGMPAVALTDHGNMFGAFNFVAEANKYNVKPIVGSEFYMVADRHKKTFLREKGEKDNRYHQLLLAKDQAGYHNLAKLSSMSFIEGVYSKFPRIDKELLLRHHEGLIATSCCIGAEIPQAILFEGEDKAEELLKWWLNVFGEDFYIEIQRHGLQNFDGTGKSQEDVNQVLLRFAKKYNVKVICTNDSHYVDQTDYAAHDLLLCVNTAEERSIPVGDFETNYYTILTADQRVHYDLLDNLKSQHGYDENARRMLSRIDEELQKPPKQRKRRFGFANDQFYFKTQAQMNELFSDVPESVDNTNEIVDKVTPPKLARDILLPNFPLPAGFANADEFLRDLTFKGAFEGERPRYSERTPEVEERLNYELRIIQTMGFAGYFLITQDFINKGRSMGVAVGPGRGSAAGSAVAYCVGITNIDPIKYSLLFERFLNPERVSMPDIDIDFDDVNRQKVIDYVVGKYGKTQVAQIITFGTMAAKSSIKDVARAMELPLPAANEIAKLVPEKPGTTLAGAFRDVPELQAIRNDQSDLKGQILALAERLEGSVRNTGIHAAGVIIAPDDITKYIPVSTSKDSDLLITQFDGKVIESAGMLKMDFLGLKTLTIIVDALNLIERNHGIKINIDDIPLDDPKTYALYQRGDTIGTFQFESEGMRMYLKDLKPTNIEDLIAMNALYRPGPMQFIPDFINRKHGREEVVYPHELLKPILEYSQGIMVYQEQIMQTAQILAGYSLGGADLLRRAMGKKDMKKMALEREKFVEGAGKLHKIPAKKASEVFDVMEKFAEYGFNRSHSAAYSVVAYQTGYLKANYPAEYMAAVLTNNMGDIKKVTFFIEEARKQGVAVLGPDVNESEQKFNVPRENQIRFGLAAVKGAGEAAVLELVEERQKSGPFSDVFDFAKRVNLRAVNKKTWESLAQAGAFDSFEKYNRRQFLDAPAGDQNLIEKAMKLGQQHQAAKESAQHSLFGASAFGAVSAPLPKVNDLEEWSAPEKLRREKEVVGFYLSGHPLDTYRMEIDAYCTCPLDKLDAQKGKDVNIAGLVSGVVFRTTKSGQPMASFNIEDYDSSINLALFRDDYTRFGPLINPKNYHNEQVPPLFIRGKMELRYGTQDQWELKIKTMEPLAQVADKLSKGVRVKLDLRTVTGPMIDRLQEAIEHAKGSKRLEIQFVEPHERLAVDMFSRRFQIEPKTFIEKMREFELDVCSLI from the coding sequence ATGCCTACCTTCTCGCACCTGCACTCGCACACCCAGTACTCCTTGCTCGATGGCCAGGCCAGCATCGGGGCCCTGATGAAAAAGGCGCAGGCCGATGGCATGCCCGCCGTAGCGCTCACCGACCACGGCAATATGTTCGGAGCCTTCAACTTCGTGGCCGAGGCGAATAAGTACAACGTGAAGCCGATAGTGGGCTCCGAGTTTTACATGGTAGCCGACCGCCACAAAAAGACCTTTCTGCGCGAGAAGGGCGAAAAGGATAACCGCTACCACCAGCTATTGCTGGCTAAAGACCAGGCCGGCTACCACAACCTGGCCAAGCTCAGCTCAATGAGCTTTATTGAGGGCGTGTACTCGAAGTTTCCGCGCATTGACAAAGAGCTGCTGCTCCGGCACCACGAGGGCCTGATTGCCACCAGCTGCTGCATCGGGGCCGAGATTCCGCAGGCCATTCTCTTCGAGGGCGAAGACAAGGCCGAGGAATTGCTGAAATGGTGGCTCAACGTTTTTGGCGAAGACTTCTACATCGAGATTCAGCGGCACGGCCTGCAGAACTTCGATGGCACCGGCAAAAGCCAGGAAGACGTGAACCAGGTGCTGCTGCGCTTTGCCAAAAAGTACAACGTCAAGGTTATCTGCACCAACGACTCGCACTACGTTGACCAGACCGACTACGCGGCCCACGACCTGCTGCTGTGCGTGAACACGGCCGAGGAGCGCAGTATCCCGGTCGGCGACTTCGAAACGAACTACTACACCATCCTCACCGCCGACCAGCGGGTGCACTACGACCTGCTCGACAACCTCAAGAGCCAGCACGGTTACGACGAGAACGCCCGGCGTATGCTTTCGCGCATTGATGAAGAGCTGCAAAAGCCCCCCAAGCAGCGCAAGCGGCGGTTTGGCTTCGCCAACGACCAGTTCTACTTCAAAACGCAGGCCCAGATGAACGAATTGTTCAGCGATGTGCCTGAGAGTGTGGATAACACCAACGAGATTGTGGATAAAGTGACGCCGCCCAAGCTGGCGCGCGATATCCTGCTCCCCAACTTCCCGCTGCCGGCTGGCTTTGCCAACGCCGATGAGTTTCTGCGAGACCTCACCTTCAAAGGCGCCTTTGAGGGCGAGAGGCCCCGCTACTCCGAGCGCACGCCCGAGGTAGAAGAGCGACTCAACTATGAGCTGCGCATCATCCAGACCATGGGGTTTGCGGGCTATTTTCTTATTACGCAGGACTTTATTAACAAGGGCCGCAGCATGGGCGTGGCCGTGGGCCCCGGCCGGGGCTCGGCGGCCGGCTCGGCGGTGGCGTATTGCGTGGGCATCACCAATATAGACCCAATCAAATATTCTCTGCTGTTTGAGCGCTTCCTGAACCCCGAGCGCGTGTCGATGCCCGATATCGACATCGACTTTGACGACGTGAACCGCCAGAAAGTCATTGACTACGTGGTCGGAAAGTACGGCAAAACGCAGGTGGCCCAGATTATCACCTTCGGCACAATGGCCGCCAAGTCGAGCATCAAGGACGTGGCCCGCGCCATGGAATTGCCGCTGCCCGCCGCCAACGAGATTGCCAAGCTCGTGCCCGAAAAGCCCGGTACTACCCTGGCCGGGGCTTTCCGCGACGTGCCCGAGCTGCAGGCCATTCGCAACGACCAGAGCGACCTGAAAGGCCAGATTCTGGCCCTGGCCGAGCGCCTCGAAGGCTCGGTGCGCAATACCGGCATTCACGCGGCGGGCGTCATCATCGCCCCCGACGACATTACCAAGTACATCCCCGTTTCGACCTCCAAAGACTCGGACCTGCTTATTACGCAGTTTGATGGCAAGGTGATTGAGAGCGCCGGCATGCTCAAGATGGACTTTCTGGGCCTTAAAACCCTGACCATCATTGTGGACGCGCTGAACCTGATTGAGCGCAACCACGGCATTAAAATCAATATCGACGATATTCCGCTCGACGACCCCAAGACCTACGCCCTCTACCAGCGCGGCGATACGATTGGTACGTTCCAGTTCGAGTCGGAAGGGATGCGCATGTACCTCAAGGACTTGAAGCCCACCAATATCGAGGACCTGATTGCCATGAACGCCCTGTACCGGCCCGGCCCGATGCAGTTCATTCCTGACTTCATCAACCGCAAGCACGGCCGCGAAGAGGTAGTATACCCGCACGAGCTACTGAAACCCATTCTGGAATATAGCCAGGGCATAATGGTGTACCAGGAGCAGATTATGCAAACGGCCCAGATTCTGGCCGGCTACTCGCTCGGCGGCGCCGACCTGCTGCGCCGCGCCATGGGTAAGAAGGACATGAAAAAGATGGCCCTGGAGCGCGAGAAATTTGTGGAAGGCGCCGGCAAGCTGCACAAGATTCCGGCCAAGAAAGCCTCCGAAGTGTTCGACGTGATGGAAAAATTTGCCGAGTACGGCTTCAACCGCTCGCACTCGGCTGCCTACTCGGTGGTGGCGTATCAGACTGGCTACCTGAAGGCTAACTACCCGGCCGAGTACATGGCCGCCGTGCTCACCAACAACATGGGCGATATAAAGAAGGTAACCTTCTTTATCGAGGAAGCCCGCAAGCAGGGCGTGGCCGTGCTGGGGCCCGACGTGAACGAGTCGGAGCAAAAATTTAACGTGCCCCGCGAAAATCAGATTCGCTTTGGCCTGGCCGCCGTGAAGGGCGCGGGCGAAGCCGCCGTACTGGAGCTGGTGGAAGAGCGGCAGAAAAGCGGCCCGTTCAGCGACGTGTTTGACTTTGCCAAGCGCGTAAACCTGCGCGCCGTAAACAAAAAAACCTGGGAAAGCCTGGCCCAGGCCGGCGCCTTCGACAGCTTCGAGAAATACAACCGGCGGCAGTTTCTGGATGCCCCGGCCGGCGACCAGAACCTCATCGAAAAAGCCATGAAGCTAGGCCAGCAGCACCAGGCGGCCAAAGAGTCGGCGCAGCACAGCTTGTTTGGCGCCAGTGCGTTTGGGGCCGTGTCGGCCCCGCTACCCAAAGTAAACGACCTGGAAGAGTGGAGCGCGCCCGAAAAGCTGCGCCGCGAAAAGGAAGTGGTGGGCTTTTACCTATCGGGCCACCCGCTCGATACGTATCGCATGGAAATCGACGCTTACTGCACCTGCCCGCTCGATAAGCTCGATGCGCAAAAGGGTAAGGACGTGAACATTGCGGGCCTAGTGTCGGGGGTAGTATTCCGCACCACCAAAAGCGGCCAGCCGATGGCATCGTTCAACATCGAAGACTACGATTCGAGCATCAACCTGGCGCTGTTTCGCGATGACTACACGCGCTTTGGCCCCCTCATCAACCCCAAAAACTATCACAACGAGCAGGTGCCGCCCCTTTTCATCCGGGGCAAGATGGAGCTGCGCTACGGCACCCAGGACCAGTGGGAATTGAAAATAAAAACCATGGAGCCGCTGGCCCAGGTAGCCGATAAGCTCAGCAAAGGCGTGCGCGTGAAGCTCGACCTGCGCACCGTAACCGGCCCCATGATTGACCGCCTGCAGGAAGCCATTGAGCACGCCAAAGGCTCGAAGCGTCTGGAAATCCAGTTTGTAGAGCCCCACGAGCGCCTGGCGGTGGATATGTTTTCGCGGCGCTTTCAGATTGAGCCAAAGACCTTTATCGAGAAAATGCGCGAGTTTGAGCTGGATGTGTGCTCGCTGATATAA
- a CDS encoding T9SS type A sorting domain-containing protein, with protein sequence MRHAALIRCFLAFWLTMGWLGGLAQPAGPCPATGISTDPTQPINSVRPDRRNTFFNWWNPATPPPYDNRVYQLYSVSPRTGQGRTYFEYTPYQQPDNLGTVFLSGSADLPANGWELLAYNLGYTEQGQPRPAGAPLPYVVLYHRFTGLLRVFATVAEQQQAYTYHYLTLRFAAGQGLTTKSGLLNRVAAPATALLDAPAGLGAVLTGVGRHLNQAGKWFVADFPLEYDPCTCLFRSELEIDVMAMNPTTLNLPRVTATGPIAGLLLSPYGAENVQDSGTMRGFPMLGYQGQTPGSLLTTGYYNVAAASQQRQALNWLQATTHDPALVMSLDSAAWFWLRASSADQRTGSRNFLSPAFLQDPRTERFLNGLDYLTVGGLSTNLPGTGVVPAQQPNAYAQTGSRVKGFSQPTDTLGIIRLATPGAVTAPTVSRYPYYNEVLGVLSLLRRPTVQRQVTNVRDADGHSRLRYRFRLPADLAYALNPAAGLVVTDFRAALVVAGSSYPATLPPGDFATYEAPLPLSDDPAGPVQHLVRTAYVPAGCLPDQVFTLDGPTDCDGFLPAGPVSVKVWVQLRRPDAPDAQPVLLVARYPATVEDTNDPLPAAPSLPTACTRLLPPQPAAAITTLCASPAYREAMRADRAVVAEAAATIAVLAPAVLAYPNPTTGPLTVQLALPTARCVRLRLFDAVGRLVAAPLPPTPFPSGITQLPLSGLSQLAAGTYFLVLDADNQRLGTARLIVTP encoded by the coding sequence ATGCGACACGCTGCTCTTATCCGCTGTTTTTTAGCATTTTGGCTGACTATGGGCTGGCTGGGCGGGTTGGCCCAACCGGCGGGACCCTGCCCGGCTACGGGCATCAGCACCGACCCGACCCAGCCGATTAATTCCGTACGGCCCGACCGCCGCAATACGTTTTTTAATTGGTGGAATCCGGCAACGCCCCCGCCGTATGACAATCGGGTTTATCAGCTCTATAGCGTGAGTCCGCGCACGGGTCAGGGCCGCACCTACTTTGAGTACACGCCTTACCAGCAGCCTGATAACCTCGGAACCGTGTTCCTATCCGGCTCGGCCGACCTGCCGGCCAATGGCTGGGAGCTGCTGGCTTACAACCTAGGCTATACCGAGCAGGGTCAGCCCCGGCCGGCCGGAGCACCCCTACCCTACGTGGTACTTTACCATCGCTTTACGGGCCTGCTGCGCGTGTTCGCCACGGTGGCCGAGCAGCAGCAGGCATACACCTACCACTACCTCACGCTGCGTTTTGCCGCCGGCCAGGGGCTGACTACCAAATCTGGCTTGCTGAACCGGGTGGCAGCCCCGGCCACGGCGCTGCTCGACGCGCCTGCCGGCCTGGGGGCTGTTCTTACGGGCGTGGGCCGCCACCTGAACCAGGCGGGTAAGTGGTTCGTGGCCGATTTTCCGCTCGAATACGACCCCTGCACCTGCCTGTTTCGCTCGGAGCTGGAAATAGATGTGATGGCCATGAACCCAACGACGCTCAACCTGCCCAGGGTGACGGCCACCGGGCCGATAGCCGGGCTGCTGCTTTCGCCCTACGGCGCCGAAAATGTGCAGGATAGCGGCACGATGCGAGGCTTCCCTATGCTGGGCTACCAAGGCCAGACGCCCGGCTCGCTGCTCACTACTGGCTATTACAACGTGGCGGCGGCCAGCCAGCAGCGTCAGGCTCTGAACTGGCTGCAAGCCACTACTCACGACCCAGCCCTGGTCATGAGCCTCGATTCGGCAGCTTGGTTTTGGCTCAGGGCCAGTAGCGCAGACCAGCGCACCGGCAGCCGAAACTTTTTGAGCCCGGCTTTTTTGCAAGACCCTCGTACCGAGCGCTTCCTCAACGGCTTGGATTATCTGACCGTTGGGGGCCTGTCGACCAACCTGCCGGGGACAGGGGTTGTCCCTGCGCAGCAACCTAATGCGTACGCCCAAACGGGTAGCCGGGTAAAGGGGTTTTCGCAGCCTACCGACACGCTGGGCATCATCCGGCTAGCTACGCCTGGCGCAGTTACGGCACCCACAGTAAGCCGCTACCCCTATTACAACGAGGTACTAGGCGTACTTAGCCTGCTGCGCCGCCCTACGGTGCAGCGCCAGGTAACGAACGTGCGCGACGCAGACGGGCATTCGCGCCTGCGCTACCGCTTTCGCCTGCCCGCCGACCTGGCTTATGCATTGAATCCGGCGGCGGGCCTGGTAGTCACCGATTTTCGGGCGGCGCTGGTAGTGGCGGGCAGTAGCTACCCCGCTACGCTACCGCCCGGCGATTTTGCTACCTACGAAGCACCATTACCCCTTAGCGACGACCCGGCCGGCCCGGTACAACACCTGGTGCGCACCGCGTATGTCCCGGCTGGCTGCCTGCCCGACCAGGTATTTACCCTTGATGGGCCGACCGACTGCGATGGCTTCCTGCCCGCGGGGCCGGTGAGTGTGAAAGTGTGGGTGCAGCTACGGCGGCCCGATGCGCCCGATGCCCAGCCCGTGCTGCTGGTAGCCCGCTACCCCGCCACGGTCGAGGACACCAACGACCCGTTACCGGCTGCTCCCTCTCTGCCGACAGCCTGCACGCGGCTGCTGCCGCCCCAGCCAGCGGCAGCCATCACGACTTTGTGTGCTAGCCCAGCCTACCGGGAGGCGATGCGGGCCGACCGGGCGGTCGTAGCGGAAGCTGCGGCCACTATTGCCGTACTGGCGCCGGCCGTGCTAGCTTACCCTAACCCCACGACCGGCCCCCTCACCGTCCAGTTGGCGCTACCCACCGCCCGCTGCGTGCGGCTCCGACTATTCGACGCGGTAGGCCGGCTGGTAGCCGCACCTCTGCCGCCTACCCCCTTCCCCAGCGGCATCACTCAGCTGCCGCTGTCTGGCTTGTCTCAGCTGGCTGCTGGCACGTATTTTCTGGTGCTCGACGCCGACAACCAGCGCCTGGGCACGGCGCGTCTCATAGTAACTCCTTGA
- the trxA gene encoding thioredoxin has translation MAHKAIEITDANFEEIINSDKPVLVDFWAEWCGPCRMVGPVVEELAGEYEGKVIVGKVDVDANPQTSMKFGIRSIPTLLVFKNGQIVDKQVGAVPKHVLAQKLEAQVTA, from the coding sequence ATGGCGCATAAAGCAATTGAAATAACCGATGCCAACTTCGAGGAGATTATCAACTCGGACAAACCGGTACTTGTGGACTTCTGGGCCGAATGGTGCGGCCCCTGCCGCATGGTAGGCCCGGTAGTAGAAGAGCTGGCCGGCGAATACGAAGGCAAGGTCATCGTTGGCAAGGTAGATGTAGACGCTAACCCTCAGACTTCCATGAAGTTCGGTATCCGCAGCATTCCCACGCTGCTGGTATTCAAGAACGGTCAGATTGTAGATAAGCAAGTGGGCGCCGTGCCCAAGCACGTACTCGCCCAGAAGCTCGAAGCACAGGTAACCGCCTAG
- a CDS encoding SPFH domain-containing protein — MLAVLTVPFFYTLLAILGGLLVLLLLARSLLGIVVIGELEVGIVAKKFANTSLAAGRLIALEGEAGLQADTLAPGWHFFLWPWQFAVTKEPVTVVPQGEIGLVVANGGSPIPPSHMLGRVVACDDYQDARAFLTSGGEKGRQLGILTAGTYRINTALFTIITRRNADSMGMNPNELAVYRVAPDAVGIVTTLDGIPIEPGEIAGPVIPEHDNFQDAQRFLIAGGRRGLQEQVLLSGAWNLNPWFCRVEQVPMTEIPIGHVGVVISFVGRPAQDVSGADFTHGNLVEVGHKGIWVTPLYPGRQPLNTRIMRVELVPTTNIVLNWAVRTEAHGYDNSLSSITVRSRDGFSFNLDVAQIIHVAALDAPRVISRVGSMQNLVDHVLEPIVGNYFRNSSQEYTVLDYLTNRAERQRDAATFIRNALAAYNVQAVDTLIGDIVPPAQLMTTQTDRKLAEEQRKTYEVQQAAQTQRQALVRETSIADIQSELVKSEQGVNIAELNANSQVKKVRGEAEAAKLRAGGEAESTRLRAIADSEATRLRGVGEAEAIRAIGQAKAEAYQVGVASLGTREFTALQLMQIIGDRQVKITPDVQANGSSGAGSGGLVEALVGLLVQNQKVGPTNQTGKPEAAAPETPVA; from the coding sequence ATGCTGGCAGTCCTTACTGTTCCTTTCTTTTATACCCTGCTTGCTATTCTGGGCGGGCTGCTGGTCTTGCTGCTGCTAGCCCGGTCGCTGCTGGGAATCGTCGTAATTGGCGAGCTGGAAGTGGGCATCGTGGCCAAAAAATTTGCCAATACCAGCCTGGCCGCCGGCCGACTGATTGCCCTGGAAGGCGAGGCGGGCCTCCAAGCGGATACGCTGGCGCCGGGCTGGCACTTTTTTCTGTGGCCCTGGCAGTTTGCCGTTACCAAAGAGCCCGTAACCGTGGTGCCGCAGGGCGAAATCGGACTGGTAGTTGCGAATGGCGGCAGCCCGATTCCGCCCAGCCACATGCTGGGCCGCGTAGTTGCCTGCGACGACTACCAGGATGCCCGCGCGTTTCTGACCAGCGGCGGCGAGAAGGGCCGCCAGCTCGGCATTCTGACGGCGGGCACTTACCGTATTAATACGGCCCTGTTTACCATCATTACCCGGCGCAATGCCGATTCGATGGGCATGAACCCCAACGAGCTGGCCGTGTACAGAGTAGCCCCCGACGCGGTGGGTATTGTCACCACGCTCGATGGCATTCCGATTGAGCCCGGCGAAATAGCCGGCCCGGTTATTCCGGAGCACGACAACTTTCAGGATGCCCAGCGCTTTCTGATTGCGGGTGGCCGGCGCGGCCTGCAGGAGCAGGTGCTGCTGAGCGGCGCCTGGAACCTGAACCCGTGGTTTTGCCGCGTCGAGCAGGTACCTATGACCGAGATTCCGATTGGCCATGTGGGCGTGGTTATCTCGTTTGTGGGGCGCCCGGCGCAGGATGTAAGCGGGGCTGATTTCACCCACGGCAACCTTGTAGAAGTAGGCCACAAAGGCATTTGGGTAACGCCGCTGTACCCCGGCCGCCAGCCCCTTAACACGCGAATTATGCGCGTCGAGCTGGTGCCCACTACTAACATCGTGCTCAACTGGGCCGTGCGCACCGAAGCCCACGGCTACGACAACTCCCTGAGCAGCATTACCGTGCGCTCGCGCGACGGTTTCTCCTTTAACCTCGATGTGGCCCAGATTATTCACGTAGCGGCCCTGGATGCGCCGCGGGTTATTTCGCGGGTGGGCTCTATGCAGAATCTGGTAGACCATGTGCTGGAGCCAATTGTAGGCAATTATTTCCGCAACAGCTCGCAGGAATACACGGTGCTCGACTACCTCACCAACCGCGCCGAGCGGCAGCGTGATGCCGCTACCTTTATTCGTAATGCGCTGGCTGCTTACAATGTGCAGGCCGTTGACACACTCATCGGCGACATTGTGCCGCCGGCCCAGCTCATGACCACCCAAACCGACCGCAAGCTGGCCGAGGAGCAGCGCAAAACCTACGAGGTGCAACAGGCTGCCCAAACTCAGCGCCAGGCGCTGGTGCGCGAAACCAGCATTGCCGACATTCAAAGCGAGCTGGTAAAGAGCGAGCAGGGCGTAAATATTGCCGAGCTAAATGCTAACTCCCAGGTAAAGAAAGTACGCGGCGAGGCCGAAGCCGCCAAGCTGCGCGCCGGCGGCGAAGCCGAAAGCACCCGCCTGCGCGCCATTGCCGATTCCGAAGCCACCCGCCTGCGCGGCGTGGGCGAAGCCGAAGCCATCCGGGCCATCGGCCAGGCCAAGGCGGAGGCGTACCAGGTAGGCGTGGCCAGCCTTGGCACCCGCGAGTTTACCGCCCTGCAGCTAATGCAGATTATCGGCGACCGCCAGGTAAAAATCACGCCCGATGTGCAAGCCAATGGCAGCTCGGGCGCCGGCAGCGGCGGACTGGTCGAAGCGCTGGTGGGCCTCCTGGTACAAAATCAAAAAGTCGGGCCAACCAACCAGACCGGCAAACCCGAAGCCGCCGCGCCAGAAACGCCGGTGGCGTAG